The following coding sequences are from one Lipingzhangella halophila window:
- a CDS encoding helix-turn-helix transcriptional regulator, translating to MDKRELGGFLRARREALRPADVGLPELAGGRARRTPGLRREEVCDLAGVSANYYERLEQARAPRPSPQVIDAIGRALKLSEAERAHLSRLAGHAPPVRSGEPEKVPPGVLALLDRIGPVAAYVCDARHDMLAWNDLAAALVTDFGALPPAERNVLRLAMRLGPTVCSAPPEAAGGFEAQAAAQSREALTRRPHDSALRRLVGEFAERVPGFAAEWRRNDVRPRATLRKRVDRGELGVLDLDSQTLAVPGSDLRVVMLSAEPGTLAHDKLTRLQLRRTAPAPSSRP from the coding sequence GTGGACAAGCGAGAGCTCGGCGGGTTCCTGCGCGCCCGCCGCGAGGCCCTGCGCCCGGCCGACGTCGGCCTTCCCGAGCTCGCGGGCGGGCGCGCGCGGCGCACGCCGGGGCTGCGGCGCGAGGAGGTCTGCGACCTCGCCGGGGTTTCGGCGAACTACTACGAGCGGTTGGAGCAGGCGCGGGCGCCGCGCCCGTCGCCGCAGGTGATCGATGCGATCGGGCGGGCCCTGAAGCTGTCGGAGGCGGAACGGGCGCACCTGTCCCGCCTCGCCGGGCACGCGCCGCCCGTACGGTCCGGCGAGCCGGAAAAGGTCCCACCGGGGGTGCTCGCGCTGCTGGACCGGATCGGCCCGGTCGCCGCCTACGTCTGTGACGCCCGCCACGACATGCTGGCCTGGAACGACCTGGCGGCAGCGCTGGTCACGGACTTCGGCGCGCTTCCTCCGGCCGAGCGCAACGTGCTGCGGCTGGCCATGCGCCTGGGCCCAACGGTGTGCTCGGCGCCACCGGAGGCGGCGGGCGGGTTCGAGGCGCAGGCGGCGGCGCAGTCACGCGAGGCGTTGACCCGCCGCCCGCACGACTCCGCGCTCCGGCGGCTGGTCGGCGAGTTCGCCGAGCGGGTACCCGGGTTCGCGGCGGAGTGGCGGCGGAACGACGTCCGGCCGCGCGCGACATTGCGCAAACGCGTCGACCGCGGCGAACTCGGTGTGCTCGACCTCGACAGCCAGACCCTCGCCGTGCCGGGCTCCGACCTGCGCGTGGTCATGCTCAGCGCGGAGCCGGGCACCCTCGCCCACGACAAGCTCACCCGCCTCCAGCTCCGCCGCACGGCCCCCGCGC
- a CDS encoding nuclear transport factor 2 family protein, which yields MDRSPEGVLRRLQELLAAKDMDGIAGLWAPDGTAEFPFAEAGAPTRLSGREAVRDYLAGYPDVYDVTGVPAIRVHRTGDPETIVAEFSAEGRTVRTGAPYRMDYIAVITVRDGWITEYRDYWSPVQAARASGDLETLRKELET from the coding sequence ATGGACCGATCACCCGAAGGGGTGCTCCGGCGGCTGCAGGAGCTGCTGGCGGCCAAGGACATGGACGGCATCGCCGGGCTGTGGGCTCCGGACGGGACGGCCGAGTTCCCGTTCGCCGAGGCCGGGGCGCCCACGCGGCTGAGCGGGCGGGAGGCGGTCCGCGACTACCTGGCCGGATATCCCGATGTGTACGACGTCACCGGTGTCCCGGCGATACGAGTGCACCGCACCGGGGACCCGGAGACCATCGTCGCCGAGTTCAGCGCCGAGGGCCGGACGGTGCGCACGGGCGCGCCCTACCGGATGGACTACATCGCCGTGATCACGGTGCGGGACGGGTGGATCACCGAGTACCGCGACTACTGGAGTCCCGTGCAGGCCGCGCGCGCCAGCGGCGACCTGGAAACGCTACGGAAAGAGCTGGAGACATGA
- a CDS encoding NmrA family NAD(P)-binding protein yields MTILVTGGTGNTGRPLTETLRARGADVRVASRRPGPDGVPFDWEDPGAYARVLAGAEAVYLVPPPLTPDPMPMAGPFLEAARAAGVRRVVLLGSLMVPRGAQGAAELEGAVRSFPEWAVLRPSGFMQNFTGAHPVAVGIRERGEIRSATGEGRLGWIDAADIAAAAAEVLLAPGPVAGDQVLTGPESLGYAEAAAIIAEVTGRPVRHTPAPVADLVRRNLDAGMPEPFAAALAGVDADIAKGSVDRVTDTVHRLTGRVPRSFADFARARREEWSTT; encoded by the coding sequence ATGACGATCCTGGTCACCGGCGGCACCGGAAACACCGGCCGCCCTCTCACGGAGACGCTGCGGGCCCGCGGCGCGGACGTGCGCGTGGCCAGCCGCAGGCCGGGCCCGGACGGCGTGCCCTTCGACTGGGAGGACCCCGGAGCGTATGCCCGGGTACTCGCCGGGGCGGAGGCCGTGTACCTGGTGCCGCCGCCGCTGACCCCGGACCCCATGCCGATGGCCGGGCCGTTCCTGGAGGCCGCGCGGGCCGCCGGGGTGCGGCGCGTGGTGCTGCTCGGCTCGCTGATGGTACCGCGCGGCGCTCAGGGTGCCGCGGAGCTGGAAGGAGCCGTGCGGTCGTTCCCGGAGTGGGCGGTGCTGCGGCCATCGGGGTTCATGCAGAACTTCACCGGGGCGCACCCGGTGGCCGTAGGTATCCGCGAGCGCGGCGAGATCCGTTCGGCGACCGGCGAGGGACGGCTCGGCTGGATCGACGCCGCCGACATCGCGGCCGCCGCGGCGGAGGTGCTACTGGCGCCGGGGCCGGTGGCCGGTGATCAGGTGCTCACCGGGCCGGAGTCGCTCGGGTACGCGGAGGCGGCGGCGATCATCGCCGAGGTCACCGGGCGACCGGTGCGCCACACGCCGGCGCCGGTGGCCGATCTGGTCCGGCGCAACCTGGACGCGGGCATGCCGGAGCCCTTCGCCGCGGCGCTGGCCGGGGTGGACGCCGACATCGCCAAGGGCAGCGTGGACCGCGTCACGGATACGGTCCACCGCCTGACCGGCCGCGTGCCCCGCTCCTTCGCCGACTTCGCCCGTGCCCGCCGGGAGGAGTGGTCCACGACGTGA
- a CDS encoding arginase family protein, translated as MTTIRVPYHLDEPLPEATLPDLPGASTVSPDLPDGDLWARMAHLHEEVAVRVAESVRAAEAPAVLSGDCMVALGTIAGVQRAGVDASVVWFDAHGDLQTLETSASGYMGGIPLRILVGYRPELSAERLGLRAVAEERVLLVDGRDLDPPEAEFLAASPLRRYGVEEVAAEILPPGPIVLHVDLDVVDPGEFEGLLFPTPGGPGVSAVLDAARRVLHTGRVAALSIGCTWDPDRSDPAARSGLVADLVSHRASTG; from the coding sequence ATGACGACGATCCGCGTGCCCTACCACCTCGACGAGCCGCTGCCCGAGGCGACGCTGCCGGACCTTCCCGGCGCCTCCACAGTGTCCCCCGACCTGCCTGACGGCGACCTGTGGGCGCGCATGGCGCACCTGCACGAGGAGGTGGCCGTACGGGTCGCCGAGAGCGTGCGGGCCGCGGAGGCACCCGCGGTGCTGTCCGGAGACTGCATGGTCGCCCTGGGAACGATCGCCGGTGTGCAGCGCGCCGGGGTGGACGCCTCGGTCGTGTGGTTCGACGCCCACGGCGACCTCCAGACCCTGGAGACCTCCGCCTCCGGCTACATGGGAGGCATCCCGCTGCGGATCCTGGTGGGCTACCGGCCCGAACTCAGCGCGGAGCGCCTCGGGCTGCGCGCCGTCGCCGAAGAGCGGGTGCTGCTGGTGGACGGCCGCGACCTCGACCCCCCGGAGGCGGAGTTCCTCGCGGCCTCGCCGCTGCGCCGATACGGAGTCGAGGAGGTCGCGGCCGAGATACTGCCACCCGGCCCGATCGTGCTGCACGTGGACCTTGATGTCGTGGATCCCGGCGAGTTCGAGGGGCTGCTGTTCCCCACGCCGGGAGGGCCCGGCGTCTCGGCCGTGCTGGACGCGGCACGCCGAGTGCTGCACACCGGCCGGGTGGCGGCGCTGAGCATCGGCTGCACCTGGGACCCCGACCGAAGCGACCCCGCCGCGCGGTCAGGGCTCGTCGCCGACCTGGTCTCGCACCGGGCGAGCACCGGGTAG